accaggtttgcacacactgcagcagggattttggcccactcctcctcctgtcgctgggcaatacggactttcagctccctccaaagattttctattgggttcaggtctggagactggctaggccactccaggaccttgagatgcttcttacggagccactccgtagttgccctggctgtgtgtttcgggtcgttgtcatgctggaagacccagccacgacccatcttcaatgctcttactgagggaaggaggttgttggccaagatctcgcgatacatggccccatccatcctcccctcaatacggtgcagtcgtcctgtcccctttgcagaaaagcatccccaaagaatgatgtttccacctccatgcttcacggttgggatggtgttcttggggttgtactcatccttcttcctcctccaaacacggcgagtggagtttagaccaaaaagctctatttttgtctcatcagaccacatgaccttctcccattcctcctctggatcatccagatggtcattggcaaacttcagacgggcctggacatgcgctggcttgagcagggggaccttgcgtgcgctgcaggattttaatccatgacagcgtagtgtgttactaatggttttctttgagactgtggtcccagctctcttcaggtcattgaccaggtcctgccgtgtagttctgggctgatccctcaccttcctcatgatcattgatgccccacgaggtgagatcttgcatggagccccagaccgagggtgattgaccgtcatcttgaacttcttccattttctaataattgcgccaacagttgttgccttctcaccaagctgcttgcctattgtcctgtagcccatcccagccttgtgcaggtctacaattttatccctgatgtccttacacagctccctggtcttggccattgtggagaggttggagtctgtttgattgagtgtgtggacaggtgtcttttatacaggtaacgagttcaaacaggtgcagttaatacaggtaatgagtggagaacaggagggcttcttaaagaaaaactaacaggtctgtgagagccggaattcttactggttggtaggtgatcaaatagttatgtcatgcaataaaatgcaaattaattacttaaaaatcatacaatgtgattttctggatttttgttttagattccgtctctcacagttgaagtgtacctatgataaaaattacagacctctacatgctttgtaagtaggaaaacctgcaaaatcggcagtgtatcaaatacttgttctccccactgtatatgacaaATTGCCTAATGATCTGAATAGGGGCTAGTTAATGGGACAAAACTTAGAtattcccgagtggcgcagcggcctaaggcactgcatctcagtgctagaggcttcaccacagaccctggtttgattgcaggctgtatcacaaccgtccgtgattgggagtcccgtagggcggcacacaattggcccggcgtcgttagggtttggctgggtggggtaggccgtcattgtaaataagaattctttctaaactgacttgtctagttaaataaatacaatttaaaaatctGCATCAATGACGCAAATGTTTCTCCTTTCATTCTTGTCCACCAATCCAGTCTGACTCCTCCCATCATCCTCCTCTGAATGTTGCATTCTGCAATCTCCTCCCCTGCTGGGAGAAAAGGAGGAAACCGGAGCTGCTGGTTTGAATGAAGGATTTGGAGAAAGACAGAATATCCTCCCTTTCCTTTATTGTAATGAACTACTCGCCAGGTGGTGCTTGTGGTTGTGGATTTCTGAGTTGAACCACACATGTACCAGTCCTGAAGACTGACTCCATTTCAAGATGAAGCCTAACTTTCCAATACAAACTCCTTGGCTTATGGTCATACTGTATGATTTGCCTCAATGTAATTATTGATAAATTGTTGATTAGCCTCATGAAACTGACTGACCGCTACGCTCCCGTTGCCTTTCAGTTTGTGTGACTTGAATGTGCAGCTCGTGAGATCAGGTTGGTTGAACGAGGCAAGCCGTGGATAGCTTTAAGAAGAATCATGATGTTATGGTTTACTTCTGTAATGCAGAGCTGCTCTGTCAGGCGGTTGAAGACCAGCAGGGTGAACACTGAGTAAATGAGAATACGATATGGAATCCGTTGGAGAGAACACTGAGGTGGTGAGAAACTCATTTGCCTACACCGGCTGGGGCCCATGTCTTTACCGCAGGTTATGGGGTCAGGCTCGTATTTAGTTAACCGTGATGATCCTGTTAAAGAACTGAATGGACCACCATCCTAGCGAGTGTGCCTCTCGAGTCTATACCTctatcctcctcccctctcctctcactctgttCCCCTTTACCCAACGTGTGAACTATGATTAATGGACTTCTTGGGCTCAATGACTCCGGGAAACCATAATTGGGTCAAGCCAGGCCTGGAACAATAGAGAGCAGCCCCAGATTGAGAAGGAGAAAGAAGCGATGGCTGCTAGGGGTTGGGAGTGAATAAAGTTTGGGAGCTTTGCAATGCTACAGCTCACCACCAGCCCAGTACCAAACATGCTCATGTCTCGGTCTCCCCCCATTCCTTTctattagaggttgaccgattaatcggaatggccgattaattagggccgatttcaagttttcataacaatctgtatttttggacaccgatttgccgattttttaaaaatatttcttcttattattattttttattattatttattatatttttttacacctttatttaactaggcaagtcagttaagaacacattcttattttcaataacggcctaggaacggtggattaactgccttgttcaggggcagaacgacagatttttaccttgtcagctcggggattcgtttttgcaaccttccggttactagtccaacgctctaaccacctgccttacattgcactccacgaggagcctgcatggcaggctgactacctgttacgcgagggcagcaaaaagccaaggtaagttgctagctagcattaaacttatcttaacataatcactagttaactacacatggttgatgatatactgttacactggcaatactaaagtgcctataagaacatccaatagtcaaaggtatatgaaatacaaatcgtatagagagaaatagtcctataattcctataataactacaacctaaaacttcttacttgggaatattgaagactcatgttaaaaggaaccaccagctttcatatgtcctcatgttctgagcaaggaacttaaacgttagctttttggcacatattgcacttttactttcttctccaacactttgtttttgcattatttaaaccaaattgatcatgtttcattatttatttgaggctaaattgattttattgatgtattatattaagttaaaataagtgttcattcagtattgttgtaattgtcattattacaaatacattatatatattttttatttttattttttgaaatCGGACGATTAATTGCTatgggctttttttggtcctccaataatcggtataggcgttgaaaaatcataatcggtcgacctctactttctATGTCCACTGTGCCTAGGCATCTGCAGGCTCTGCCCTCAAGGTCCACGCAGTGCGCTTTGGGCCGGGACAGGAGCTGCTGTGCTCCCTGCTGGCATTCGTGGAGGAGAGAAACCTCAAAGCGCCATTCATCATCACCTGTGTGGGTAGCGTAACCAAGGCAACACTCCGGCTGGCAAACGCCACTGCAGGGAATACCAATGAGGTACTTGGCAGAAATGTTGGCTGGCAACCATCCGTCATGCTTCTGGTGAAGTGTCTAAATTGTTGTTGTaaatgaatcccaaatggcaccctatacactTCATAGTCCATACTTTTGAGCAGGCTTCTgatggctctggtctaaagtagtgcactatatcgggaatagggtaccatttgggacgcagccaagTCTTGTAAGTGCCTCCACAGAATTCACAGGGGTTTGTGTTGGCACTGAGTGGGATTGGGAGGACATCTGGCAAGATGTCAAAGGACATGATGAAAGGGCCTTTGAGCACTGTTGTACACACAGCAAATCTCTCATAAATGGGTACGTGTTGTGTTATAGTATGACAATATACTACAGTAATACTACACTACAGTCTCCCTTGGGAAAGAGGTCCTCTGAGCTCATTTGGACTACCtgcttaaagtggaactgaccgCGTTTTAGCAACAAATCTTTTAAAATCTGTTCATAGAGTATACACCGCCAGGAAGAATgactttaatttttttttaaatcagacaaAAGAGCACTTATATATGGTCATTTTAACGTTTTAATGTTTGGATAGGGCGTATAGtaaggcatttctgaacattcTGTGGCAATAGAGTGGGAACACGGCTGTGCGCTTGGacaacactgcagtaaataaaacctaataaaaacatgtCTAGACCAGGGCTGGAGtctacacaaaccggtgcgccatAGACAATCACGCCATAgacaatcagagctacagtaggcctgtaTGCAAATAAGCAATTTGCCATaggggcctgccatcattcactttgaactggactgtctgtttacatttacatttacatttaagtcatttagcagacgctcttatccagagcgacttacaaattggaggCAGTAGCAACAGCGAGATTTTAGACCATTTGGAACACCAAAAGCCACCTTTTGGTAAAATATGTACCACAGGAGTCCTCTGACATTTGAGAACGTCACAGTCCTATTCGTTAAACAACCACGAAAAGGTAAGCTCTCCCTCAGTtgcctatgcacatcaacaaTATCAACAACTAGCTGAATGCTAGCCAGAGCGAGATTAGCTCAAATTAACgagggaacattagataaaccctctcaaactttttcagcctgTTGGccatcaaaattgcactgataaacaatGGCGAATATTAGCCTGCTCCTCCTtatgcagcttgcctgccaatgtatGCTTGTACCAACCCAcgttttgacaactgaatgggaacttgccTGCCCGTCCATTTGATCGATGCCAAATAACTAAGATACGCTAAcatatctagctaacgttagcttttgtaataaataccatttaaaataacacaagcatattgctattacgttgttataactaacttctttcaaaacagggtttctcacaaactcataagcagatactgagacccacacacacccagagacagatggctggcacagacctttcataaacactgataagaaaagggtgcttggttctgcatttcacgagatactgagacacacacacacccaaggacagagggctgaggcAAACCTTTCATAAAAACTGATAAAACAGGAAcgtctacgcacacacaaaatctcctgttttagctgaacatttcacagagacacacagatatgtcaaaataggaacatctacgcacacacctaaactcctgttttagctgaacatttctgaagacaaagaactctactcagagccaatgggacagtgatactagcctgaaggggacctcgcccaactcatcaggaccaaccagaggaccagaacttccagactcaacctactttctgtgctgtataaaatgtctatgcactctgttatctgggctctGTTCCGACGGTTCCCTATGAGCCAGACAGAACGAGTCCGTGCacgcttgtaccagatatctttactcttaaattaaactgtcgcttgtcatacaatttaccaccttgtctgaatcgatccttgaccggctcaCCCTTCTCCATATCCCATTATCAACACTAGCAAAGCGATTGACATGTttctagctaaccaaatgacacctgcatctctagctgtaccCACCGAAAAACGATGAGGGAACAAGTcggtcactcacccactcctcaaatgacatcctcccagcagctaacgttagctagccaaagTTAGTCTCCGTGTTTTTAGCATTctaaataaatagctagctacGTAAATGGATACGCTAGCCCATGTGTGTCAAACTCGACTCCGCGCACGGCCATATTGAAAAAAACACAAGGAATTCGCGGGCCAGACATGGCCTAGTTGTCTATACAAAAATTGCAACTGCGACCCAAACTGGTCATTGTTTTATTAGATCAAATATAGCCCTTTTAATGTCCACGTACATATGATGCTGTATATAGCATTTTAACAAAGGATAAATAATGTATGCAGAATATGCTGCGGCCTTAATCAAGAAGTATTTAATAACTCCAAATAACAAAGACGTAGCTATAGGTTGTTGTAACATTTCAACTTAAAATAGATTTTTCATTTTTTTGCACTGCATGGATCACCTGTGTGGTTGAATGCCGCGTTACTGTATCGGGCACACAATATGTATTGTAGTTGAGTAGCCAGCCTAGACTACTTCTCAAATGTTGCAGTAACAGGCCTACATGTTTCTCCTTTACATgctgttttgtttcgttttttggTTATTCATTGTCAAGCTTTAAAAACCCAAGCCAGACTGCAACATTTTAGTAGTCTAGCTAGGACTGTTACATGTCTGTACACTTTCCCTCCGCTGCGCGCTGTAAATGGGACACATGAAAGCCGCGCAATTGAAGTAACTCAAGATAACTAATTTATACTTGCTTGTGTGTCCTATTCGGTCCGAGGGCCTTGTTTGACACATGtgcgctagcctattagccacaaattacttgtgatcattgcccttgctagtttgattgtattgacattacCTGCCTTAGTTAGTCGTCCGAGTTTGTTCCAAATATtaagtcattgaaactgaaacagtgcatccggAATGGGTGGAGGCAGTAAACAATGTACCAAGCCAGCTGTGATCTACAACCTGCTAGTaatattttttggactaccaagaaatgtattggtgaattatattaatcatgcattgaactgcatccaacAATGTCTTACTGTACGCCACGACATTTTGAGTCAAATAACCTGTCAGTTCcacttttattaaaaaaaaaaatgttttaagtaATGCTGTActaccaaggttattatagttgtttttatttgtttttagatgTTTATTTTGAATTCAGTTTACTTTCCGAACGGATTTAATAGTTTTAGTTATAGCTGTATAAAAATATTCTTCGGTTTTATATTATTTAGTTTGGGGAAAGAAATGTGTGGGAGGCTAGGAGCCATTTGcattgtatagttttttgggaTGTCACTTCAGGTCATAAGTTAGGTTAGTCCTCCTCATTCCATGGCCATTTTGATTAGCTGGGGTGATTTGGTCAAGTGTGAAACGCtcagcgtcgcaaaataaatttagaaatccatgttattcaattattgcacccacactgctcgcgcacaCCAACAAGCGTCTGCAACGCCAAGGGCATAgaagtcgttcctatttctgacgcagatcgcgctgaaagtcatctcctcattggtttatagaagcaggtacccatgtgcaatctcctcattggttttacgcacgtgggtgattgaaagacgaactttgttgccggttgtcgtggtaatacaatgaaagtttagatgcgatcaccttataagttcaaagatgaaaaagcctggaaggaggagagatgactagaaacgattcggttggtcGTTTTacgtgtggattaattgtcggagtagaggtccttgttcatttcaggtaaaataacaactcaatgtttatatcccaggacaaattagctagcaacagcaagctatctaaataggacaaattaacgtttgCAAgcgcaagctagctagctaacgcaatacatgtttaatgcttttcgacctgtccccaaattaatgtcattggttcagagtttgttttgatattttaacctgcgtgtcgtgatcgcgtttggtgtgggggggcaaaatacatttatgcacgatagcgcacgcgcgcagcaggtttgggttccgtgttaggcactgtatcgcagtgctagaggcgtcactacagacccgggttcgatcccaggctgtgtcgcagccggctatgaacgggagacccatgaggcaacgcacaattgggccagcatcgttcgggttaggggagggtttggcaagccgggatgtccttgtcccatcgccgacttcggtcgccaggtgtatggtgtttcctccgacacattggtgcggctggcttccgcgTTAAAcgggcagtgtgtcaagaagcaatgtAGCTTGGCAGGgctgttttggaggacgcatggctctcagcCGTGGCCTGTCCCGAGTcggtatgggagttgcagcgatgtgacaagactaactaccaattggagcagacgtagtatatatttttttttcattaGCTCAGGAAGCGTAACGCAAAACACAGTGGGGATCTGTGTTATAATGGCGCACAGTAAGTGTATCTTTTTGTAAAAACATTTTGGGGAGTAGACTTTCTGAGGTTTCCTAAACGCAGTGATTATTAACGTGTAGGGTTGTACACGTTGGGAAACTGGGGTCAATTGTTCAAATGAGAACTCTGGCTGTATAGTCTTGGGTTCTCGAGagctaaggttaggtttaaattaTAAAGTCAATCTCAATGTGACTTGGATTTTAAAAGGAATAGCGCCGAGACTGGTGCAAAAAATAGGGCGGAAGAAAACTCGCTCTCGCCCATGTTTTACACCAATCAAATTATATTGAACTATAGTAGTACATGTTAAAAGAATCAAGTTAGCCACCTAGCATTTTCCCCCACTGTTAGCTAGTGACAGTGATGCACAAGCTAGGCCTTTGAAACATCGCAATCTCCTGGCCGCATTTACCCGCCAGATTCAGTAGTTTGAAAACCCGCCAAAAGCTAGAAAATCCCATTAGATTGTTGCCCTAAATTTAGAGAAAAAAACTAAAACTGAACATAATTCATGGTGGATTGTATTTGAGTTTGTTTTGGAGTTAAACTAAAACTATATTGTAACGGTTTTTCAAACAGGTTTGTTAATTATTTACTAAATATTGTTTGATTCGTTTTCATTTTAGTTTCAATTTAAGTTTACTATACAGTGccttaaagtattcagacccattgacttttttcacattttgttacattagccttattctaaaatatatatttttttaaatcctcaatctacacacaataccccataatgacagcaaaaacaggtttttgcaaATTGTTTGCTAATAAATAAAACAcattgaaatataacatttacataagtattcagaccctttactcagtactttgttgaagcacttttgacagtgattacagcctcgaggctTCTtagatatgacgctacaagcttggcacacctttatttgggagtttctcccattcttttctgcagagtctcaagctctcaggttggatggagagcgttgctgcgcagctattttcaggtctctccaaagatgttataTCGGGttaaagtctgggctctggctaggccactcaaggacattcagatacttgtcccaaagccactgcattgtcttggctgtgtgcttagggttgttgttctgttggaaggtgaaccttttccccagtctaaggtcctgagctctctggagcaggttttcatcaaggatctctctgtactttgctccgttcatctttgcctcgatcctgactagtctcccaggccctgccactgaaaaacctcctcacaacatgatgctgctaccaccatgcttcaccatagggatggtgcaatgtttcctccagacgtgatgcttggcattcaggccaaagagtttaaccttggtttcatcagaccagagaatcttgtttctcatggtctgaaagtcctttagatgccttttggcaaactccaagcaggctgtcatgtgccttttactgaggagtggcttctgtctggccactctaccataaaggcctgattggtggagtgctgcagagatggttgtccttctggaaggttctcccatctccgtagaggaactctagagtgctgtcagagtgaccatcgggttcttggtcacctccctgaccaaggcccttctcccccaattgatcAGTATGGCCGGGCAGAaacctctaggaagagtattggtggttccaaacttcttccattttagaatgatggaggccagtgtGTTTTTGggaacctttaatgctgcagacattttttggtacccttccccagatctgtacttcggcacaatcctgtcttggagctctacggacaatttcttcgacctcatggcttgttttttttgtttttttgctctgacgtgcactgtcaactgggaccttatatagacaagtgtgtgccttttccaaatcatgtccagtcaattgaatttaacacaggtggattccaatcaagttgtagaaacatctcaaggacgatcaatggaaacaggatgcgcctgagctcaatttcgagtctcatagcaaaggttctgaatacttatgtaaataatgtatttgttttttttacgaatgtataaacatttctaaaaaacagtttttgtcattatggggtattgtgtgtagataaaaaaaaaaaaaaaaaaaaatttttctttatcaattttataataaggctgtaacattacaaaatgaggaaaaagtcaaggggtctgaatactttccgaaggcactgtaataaCCTTGTGTTACCACCCTAAATTGTATTTTCCTCCAACCTGTTTCCAGGTGATCCATCTTGACGAGCGCTTTGAGATCGTGTCGCTGGTGGGCACACTGAACAAGGAAGCTCACCTCCATATCTGCCTGGCCGACAAGGAGGGGAAGACGGTGGGAGGACATGTACTGGGGGACCTGGAGGTGTTCACCACGGCTGAGGTGGTCATCGGTGAGGCCTCTGATCTGCTGTTTGACAGACAGATGGACCATCGCACAGGCTTCCCTGAGCTGGTCATCCAACCCCGCTCTGAAAAGAACTAGACGAAGGAGGAGGACTTTATTCTCCTATACTCACCtccatatttatttggacagtgaagcattttttttCATTCTCTATAATCCAGAAATTGGGATTTAAGATCAAACGTTTcctatgaggcgacagtacaaaATGTCACCTTTTCTGTTTTACTGTTAAGATATGAAAGCACTTCATGTATCTAGTTGCCACATTTAAagaagtcataagtatttggacaaattcacttatagagtATTGAAGTGGTCTAAACTTTAGTATTTGGTCCTATATTCCTAGtacacaatgattacatcaatcTGGTGACCCTACAAACTCGATGGATGCAGttggttttggttgtgtttttccCAATAGGAGCTGAAAGGTGAACGATGTCTGGAGTAGTTTTCTTTCTAAGTGAATAGATAAGATGTTTATCAACACTTCTAAATGAATCCTGTTAATGCCACGATTAAGAAAAATCAAGAGAGAATCAGGAATAATGACGATCGAGAAGgttacagaggctacaacaaaacatgctaacctctcaccattacctataacagaggctacaacaaaacatgctaacctctcaccattacctataacagaggctacaacaaaacatgctaacctctcaccattacctataacagaggctacaacaaaacattctAACCTCACCATTACctataacagaggctacaacaaaacatgctaacctctcaccattacctataacagaggctacaacaaaacatgctaacctctcaccattaccaatagcAGGTTAGCATTTTCATTTATTAAACTTCTGTAGCGCTTTTCATAGAATCTCAAAGTGCTTCAAgtaatatgaaacatttgatctcaaatccaaaatgctggagtatagagcccccccccccccccccccctccaaaaaacAAATGCTTCACTGACTAAATACATATGGATGGGAGTGTATGGATGTCTAAAATAAATTATCTTATCCTCTAGCAGTTTTATATAAATAGATCGTAATGAGATTTAATTCATTCTGCTTGACTACAATGGCAGTGTAACACTTTATACCAGATATTTGGAGACAGCTTTGTCTTTGTCGTTTTCTACACTGTTGTTACGCTTTTGTAATGTAATATACTACGTTCACCAAGACCAGCCTTAATACAGCACATCTCCCTAATCTAACCCACTTCTTGGTCACTTTCTTAAGCTTAGTGTTCTTATTCTCCCCCACACATACAGCCACCAGTGAGCAGTGGTCTTCACCAGAGCAGGCTTTGGAGAGCGCTGACAATACCATCAGGATGTTTGTAGCATATGTCAACAGCTGACGGAACAGCCAACGAGAGAGCACTCTTCCATTTTGTTGTCTCTTCCAGTTTCCACATGTAAATGTTGGGTTTGGCTCTTTTGTTCACTGGGAGGTTGTAAAATTGATAGGAAAACAGCCATTTCACAGTaattaaatatatattattttcttcCACCTTTCCTCTGCTAATGTGAACTGACGATCCCCAAATACAGCCTCCATAGAGCGACTTTAAACGGGAACACTTTCTATGGAGCAGATGACTAATGATGTAACACCGAACAGCTGTGGGAGAAACCGTTTCTAACAGAAACCCTCCCTCCCCTGAGCGTGGAGTCGTTCTGACCAATAGGAGAATCTCTAGGGGCCTGGGCAGTGTTCTGCTAATAGATGTTTAACTAAAGCATGTATTTTTAATGGCTCTGACCGC
This region of Salvelinus alpinus chromosome 8, SLU_Salpinus.1, whole genome shotgun sequence genomic DNA includes:
- the LOC139583083 gene encoding bifunctional protein GlmU-like isoform X1; protein product: MASAGSALKVHAVRFGPGQELLCSLLAFVEERNLKAPFIITCVGSVTKATLRLANATAGNTNEVIHLDERFEIVSLVGTLNKEAHLHICLADKEGKTVGGHVLGDLEVFTTAEVVIGEASDLLFDRQMDHRTGFPELVIQPRSEKN
- the LOC139583083 gene encoding bifunctional protein GlmU-like isoform X2 yields the protein MASAGSALKVHAVRFGPGQELLCSLLAFVEERNLKAPFIITCVGSVTKATLRLANATAGNTNEVIHLDERFEIVSLVGTLNKEAHLHICLADKEGKTVGGHVLGDLEVFTTAEVVIATSEQWSSPEQALESADNTIRMFVAYVNS